The following proteins come from a genomic window of Microbacterium sp. SY138:
- the nusA gene encoding transcription termination factor NusA produces the protein MDIELSLLRGIEKEKAIPFDELVAIIEQAILTAYSKHVSADGVTPEGVRVDLDRKTGHVAVLQVVKDEEGAIIGEEDATPDDFGRIAAFAAKQVISQRLRDIADDVVLGDFKDKEGDIVAGVIQQGPNPRMIHVDLGAVEAILPPEEQVPGEEYTHGSRLRVYVTSVAKGLKGPQITVSRTHPGLVRKLFALEVPEIAAGLVEIVALAREAGHRTKIAVKANDPSINAKGACIGELGRRVRAVTEELAGEKIDIVDYDADLPTFVAHALSPAKVTSSFVLDASTKAVRALVPDYQLSLAIGKEGQNARLAAKLTGAKIDIQPDSVLD, from the coding sequence ATGGACATCGAACTGAGTCTGCTGCGAGGGATCGAGAAGGAGAAGGCGATCCCCTTCGATGAGCTCGTCGCGATCATCGAACAGGCGATCCTGACCGCGTACTCCAAGCACGTCTCCGCCGACGGCGTCACTCCCGAGGGCGTCCGCGTGGATCTCGACCGCAAGACCGGCCACGTCGCCGTGCTGCAGGTCGTCAAGGACGAAGAGGGCGCGATCATCGGCGAGGAAGACGCCACGCCGGACGACTTCGGGCGTATCGCGGCGTTCGCGGCCAAGCAGGTCATCAGCCAGCGTCTGCGCGACATCGCGGACGACGTCGTGCTCGGTGACTTCAAGGACAAAGAGGGCGACATCGTCGCCGGTGTGATCCAGCAGGGCCCGAACCCCCGCATGATCCACGTCGATCTCGGAGCCGTCGAGGCGATCCTGCCGCCGGAGGAGCAGGTTCCCGGCGAGGAGTACACGCACGGCTCGCGTCTGCGCGTGTATGTCACCAGTGTCGCCAAGGGTCTCAAGGGGCCGCAGATCACGGTCTCGCGCACGCACCCCGGCCTGGTCCGCAAGCTCTTCGCCCTCGAAGTGCCCGAGATCGCTGCCGGTCTGGTCGAGATCGTCGCCCTGGCCCGCGAGGCCGGTCACCGCACGAAGATCGCGGTGAAGGCGAACGACCCGTCGATCAACGCCAAGGGTGCCTGCATCGGCGAGCTCGGGCGTCGCGTGCGCGCCGTGACCGAGGAACTCGCGGGCGAGAAGATCGACATCGTCGACTACGACGCCGATCTGCCGACCTTCGTGGCGCACGCGCTCTCACCGGCCAAGGTGACGAGCTCTTTCGTGCTCGACGCCAGCACCAAGGCCGTCCGTGCCCTGGTGCCCGATTACCAGCTGTCGCTGGCGATCGGTAAGGAAGGTCAGAACGCTCGTCTGGCCGCCAAGCTCACCGGCGCGAAGATCGACATCCAGCCGGACAGCGTCCTCGACTGA
- a CDS encoding NAD(P)/FAD-dependent oxidoreductase → MSTFDTIVIGAGMSGLTSARMLADAGRSVVVLEGRDRIGGRMHTDRSAGFSVDLGASWIHGIEDSPLWSLVHALRIPAIEYTVGSFQVGGRPIENFDGTGRPMDEAATSRWVADVELADRLLVEEIAASSSGDTYLDVTERALDRSGLSPERIDDIREFFRHRVEEQCGAWIGDLDAHGLDEDAIYGDEVIFPRGYDELPRRIGAGLDVRLKTVVTRVTRSADGVVVHAGGTEYRADRAIVTVPLGVLKAGTITFEPALPDAVAGPVSRLGMGVFNKVFVQFPERFWNEESYVIRALGEAGEHWHSWYDVSAVSGIPTLLTFAAGPFGRRMQNRPDDEIVADAVSALRLLYGDAVGEPLAHWVTRWGEDEFSNGSYSHLALGSTHHDHDALAGPVDGVLHFAGEATWGDEPATVGAAFYSGHRAAERILDRPVDLADFAARITAREQTEVR, encoded by the coding sequence GTGAGCACATTCGACACGATCGTGATCGGCGCGGGGATGTCGGGGCTCACGAGCGCCCGCATGCTCGCCGACGCGGGCCGGAGTGTCGTCGTCCTCGAAGGACGTGACCGCATCGGGGGCCGGATGCACACCGACCGAAGTGCCGGATTCTCCGTCGATCTCGGTGCATCGTGGATCCACGGCATCGAGGACTCGCCGCTGTGGAGCCTCGTCCACGCGCTCAGGATCCCGGCGATCGAGTACACGGTGGGCAGCTTCCAGGTGGGTGGTCGACCGATCGAGAACTTCGATGGCACGGGTCGTCCCATGGACGAGGCAGCCACCTCGCGATGGGTCGCCGACGTCGAACTCGCCGACCGTCTTCTCGTCGAGGAGATCGCCGCGTCCTCCTCCGGCGACACCTATCTCGATGTCACCGAACGCGCTCTCGACCGGTCGGGGCTGTCGCCCGAGCGCATCGACGACATCCGCGAGTTCTTCCGCCATCGGGTCGAGGAGCAGTGCGGCGCGTGGATCGGCGACCTCGACGCGCACGGTCTCGACGAGGATGCGATCTACGGAGACGAGGTGATCTTCCCTCGCGGGTACGACGAGCTGCCGCGGCGCATCGGGGCCGGCCTCGACGTGCGGCTGAAGACCGTCGTGACCCGGGTGACCCGCTCGGCGGACGGAGTCGTCGTGCACGCGGGCGGCACCGAGTACCGCGCAGACCGGGCGATCGTCACCGTGCCGCTCGGCGTGCTCAAAGCCGGGACGATCACCTTCGAACCGGCTTTACCGGATGCGGTCGCCGGTCCCGTCTCACGGCTGGGGATGGGCGTCTTCAACAAGGTGTTCGTCCAATTCCCCGAGCGGTTCTGGAACGAGGAGAGCTATGTGATCCGCGCGCTCGGCGAGGCGGGCGAGCACTGGCATTCCTGGTACGACGTCTCCGCCGTCAGCGGCATCCCCACCCTGCTGACCTTTGCCGCCGGGCCGTTCGGCCGCCGGATGCAGAACCGTCCGGACGACGAGATCGTCGCCGACGCGGTCAGCGCGCTGCGTCTCCTCTACGGGGACGCCGTCGGCGAGCCACTCGCTCACTGGGTCACCCGCTGGGGTGAGGACGAGTTCTCGAACGGCTCCTACTCGCACCTCGCGCTGGGCTCGACGCATCACGATCATGACGCGCTGGCGGGACCCGTCGACGGCGTTCTGCATTTCGCCGGCGAGGCCACCTGGGGTGACGAGCCGGCGACGGTCGGCGCGGCGTTCTACTCCGGGCACAGGGCCGCGGAGCGCATCCTCGATCGGCCGGTCGACCTCGCGGACTTCGCCGCCCGTATCACCGCGCGGGAGCAGACGGAAGTGCGTTGA
- a CDS encoding TIGR00730 family Rossman fold protein: MIDAPLPEALSSEINAVLDDAGVHTDRRLVMRMLRTAILLGEDGADRLDLKIASAALAEMRDAFRLFAPFRGVPKVTVFGSARTRQDDPLYLTARDVAAALAGDGWMVVTGAGPGIMQAASEGAGPALSLGVSIRLPFEEKPNGFVAGQDHVVAMKYFFTRKLMLIKESLGFICLPGGFGTLDEMFELLTLQQTGKAEPTPIVLLDEPGGTFWQGLRSFIDDHLAPTGVISEGDFDRVVITDSVDAARAEITGFWHNYDSLRWVGDALVLRLRAEPTDAEIETLNEQFASMLSSGRIERTTPRPPEVADDDNLDLPRLILHLDQRQVGNLFRLIGAINALPSAPAR; this comes from the coding sequence ATGATCGACGCACCCCTCCCCGAAGCCCTCAGCTCCGAGATCAACGCCGTCCTCGACGATGCGGGAGTGCATACCGACCGCAGGCTCGTGATGCGGATGCTGCGCACCGCGATCCTGCTCGGCGAGGACGGCGCCGATCGGCTCGACCTGAAGATCGCCTCGGCGGCGTTGGCCGAGATGCGTGACGCGTTCCGCCTGTTCGCGCCGTTCCGGGGAGTCCCCAAGGTGACGGTGTTCGGGTCGGCCCGAACCCGGCAGGACGATCCGCTCTACCTCACCGCCCGCGACGTCGCCGCCGCACTGGCCGGCGACGGCTGGATGGTCGTCACGGGAGCCGGCCCCGGCATCATGCAGGCGGCTTCCGAGGGCGCGGGCCCCGCGCTCTCCCTGGGGGTCTCCATCCGCCTGCCCTTCGAGGAGAAGCCCAACGGCTTCGTCGCGGGCCAGGACCACGTGGTCGCGATGAAGTACTTCTTCACCCGCAAGCTCATGCTCATCAAGGAATCGCTCGGATTCATCTGCCTCCCTGGCGGCTTCGGCACGCTCGACGAGATGTTCGAGCTGCTCACGCTGCAGCAGACGGGGAAGGCGGAGCCGACGCCCATCGTGCTCCTCGACGAGCCGGGCGGCACCTTCTGGCAGGGGCTGCGGAGCTTCATCGACGACCACCTCGCCCCGACCGGCGTCATCTCGGAGGGCGACTTCGACCGCGTCGTCATCACCGATTCGGTCGACGCGGCCCGGGCGGAGATCACCGGGTTCTGGCACAACTACGACTCGCTGCGATGGGTCGGCGACGCGCTGGTGCTGCGTCTGCGGGCCGAGCCGACGGATGCCGAGATCGAGACGCTCAACGAGCAGTTCGCCTCGATGCTCTCGTCGGGACGGATCGAGCGGACGACGCCGCGGCCGCCGGAGGTGGCCGACGACGACAACCTCGACCTGCCGCGTCTGATCCTGCACCTGGATCAGCGCCAGGTGGGCAACCTGTTCCGGCTGATCGGTGCGATCAACGCACTTCCGTCTGCTCCCGCGCGGTGA
- a CDS encoding pyridoxamine 5'-phosphate oxidase family protein → MTEITGPEALARVVELVEDIDITMLTTTDDDGNLVSRPMSTRQMDDAGDIWFFTAEDTEKVDEARKHRDVGLAYCDAKGMRYVSVAGTAEVVHDRAKMEELYSASLEIWFADGLDTPGIALLKVTPKVTEFWEPSKGKLALAAGALKSLVTRDTPDDDIMNHGRIVC, encoded by the coding sequence ATGACCGAGATCACAGGACCCGAAGCCCTCGCCCGCGTCGTCGAGCTCGTGGAGGACATCGACATCACGATGCTCACCACCACCGACGACGACGGCAACCTCGTGAGTCGGCCGATGTCGACCCGGCAGATGGACGACGCCGGCGACATCTGGTTCTTCACGGCCGAAGACACCGAGAAGGTCGATGAGGCGCGCAAGCACCGCGATGTCGGCCTCGCCTATTGCGATGCGAAGGGGATGCGCTACGTGTCCGTCGCGGGAACGGCAGAGGTCGTGCACGACCGCGCGAAGATGGAAGAGCTCTACTCGGCGTCGCTGGAGATCTGGTTCGCCGACGGCCTCGACACCCCGGGCATCGCTCTCCTCAAGGTGACTCCGAAGGTCACGGAGTTCTGGGAGCCGTCGAAGGGAAAACTCGCCCTCGCTGCCGGAGCGCTCAAGTCCCTCGTCACCCGCGATACGCCGGACGACGACATCATGAACCACGGCCGCATCGTCTGCTGA
- a CDS encoding proline--tRNA ligase, which translates to MVTRLSNFFLRTLREDPAGAEVASHRLLIRAGYIRPQAAGIFAWLPLGLRVKSKIETVVREEMAAAGAQEVHFPALMPRESYEATGRWDEYGDLLFRLQDRKGGDYLLAPTHEEAFTLLVKDLYSSYKDLPLTIYQIQDKYRDEARPRAGLLRGREFTMKDAYSFDSSDEGLDASYQAQRDAYERIFQRLGLEYVIVQADAGAMGGSRSEEFLHPTPVGEDTFVRSAGGYAANVEAFTTAVPEAIAYDADESPVIFDSPDTPTIETLVAHVNRELEGEYTAGDTLKNVVLALTHLDGTRELVIVGIPGDREVDEKRAEVAFAPAEVETATADDFENNPLLVKGYIGPWSPTGAVLGEESATGIRYLVDPRVSEGTSWITGANIDEKHAHSVVAGRDFAADGIVEIANVRAGDPAPDGSGPVELARGMEIGHVFQLGRKYAEALGLKVLNENGKLVTVTMGSYGIGVTRILAIIAELNNDDKGLIWPASVAPFDVQVVAAGRDQVAFEVAEGISAQLEAAGLDVLYDDRPKVSPGVKFGDAELVGVPKIVIVGRGATDGQVELWDRATGDRDAISVDEVVERLTVAR; encoded by the coding sequence GTGGTCACTCGTCTTTCGAACTTCTTCCTCCGCACGCTCCGTGAAGACCCTGCAGGCGCAGAGGTCGCCAGCCACCGGCTGCTGATCCGGGCCGGGTACATCCGCCCGCAGGCCGCCGGCATCTTCGCGTGGCTGCCACTGGGTCTCCGCGTCAAGTCGAAGATCGAGACCGTCGTCCGCGAGGAGATGGCCGCCGCAGGCGCACAGGAGGTGCACTTCCCGGCGCTCATGCCCCGTGAGTCCTATGAGGCCACCGGCCGCTGGGACGAGTACGGCGACCTGCTTTTCCGTCTGCAGGATCGCAAGGGCGGCGACTATCTGCTCGCGCCCACCCACGAAGAGGCCTTCACTCTGCTCGTGAAGGACCTGTACTCCTCGTACAAGGATTTGCCGCTCACGATCTACCAGATCCAGGACAAGTACCGCGACGAGGCGCGCCCGCGGGCGGGCCTGCTCCGTGGACGCGAGTTCACGATGAAGGACGCGTACTCGTTCGACTCTTCTGATGAGGGGCTGGACGCCAGCTACCAGGCGCAGCGCGACGCGTACGAGCGCATCTTCCAGCGTCTCGGTCTCGAGTACGTCATCGTCCAGGCCGATGCGGGGGCGATGGGCGGATCCCGCAGCGAGGAGTTCCTGCACCCGACTCCGGTCGGCGAAGACACCTTCGTCCGCAGCGCCGGCGGCTATGCAGCGAACGTCGAGGCGTTCACCACCGCGGTGCCCGAGGCGATCGCGTACGACGCCGACGAGTCCCCGGTGATCTTCGACTCTCCCGACACACCGACCATCGAGACGCTGGTCGCGCATGTCAACCGAGAGCTCGAGGGCGAGTACACCGCAGGCGACACGCTCAAGAATGTCGTGCTCGCGCTGACCCACCTCGACGGCACCCGCGAACTCGTGATCGTCGGCATCCCCGGCGACCGTGAGGTCGACGAGAAGCGCGCCGAGGTCGCCTTCGCGCCTGCCGAGGTCGAGACCGCCACAGCGGACGACTTCGAGAACAACCCGCTGCTCGTGAAGGGCTACATCGGCCCCTGGTCGCCCACCGGTGCGGTGCTCGGCGAGGAGTCGGCCACGGGCATCCGGTATCTTGTCGACCCGCGCGTCAGCGAGGGCACCAGCTGGATCACCGGCGCGAACATCGACGAGAAGCACGCGCACTCCGTCGTGGCCGGGCGCGACTTCGCCGCGGACGGCATCGTCGAGATCGCGAACGTGCGCGCCGGGGACCCGGCTCCCGACGGCTCGGGCCCGGTGGAGCTCGCGCGCGGCATGGAGATCGGACACGTCTTCCAGCTGGGCCGGAAGTACGCCGAGGCTCTGGGGCTGAAGGTGCTGAACGAGAACGGCAAGCTCGTCACCGTCACGATGGGCTCGTACGGCATCGGCGTGACCCGTATCCTCGCGATCATCGCCGAGCTCAACAATGACGACAAGGGCCTCATCTGGCCGGCGTCGGTCGCACCGTTCGACGTGCAGGTCGTCGCGGCAGGTCGTGATCAGGTCGCATTCGAGGTGGCGGAAGGTATCTCCGCGCAGCTCGAGGCCGCCGGTCTCGATGTGCTGTACGACGACCGCCCCAAGGTGTCGCCCGGTGTGAAGTTCGGCGATGCCGAGCTCGTCGGAGTGCCGAAGATCGTCATCGTCGGCCGCGGGGCCACCGACGGCCAGGTCGAGCTGTGGGATCGCGCCACGGGGGACCGTGACGCGATCTCCGTCGACGAGGTCGTCGAGCGCCTCACCGTGGCACGCTGA
- a CDS encoding isocitrate lyase/phosphoenolpyruvate mutase family protein, whose product MTTAAKAQTLVGLYDAPEILRVVNVWDVVSARAVAALPETQAIATAGHGIAASFGYDDGATPREIMIDMVGRIAAAVHVPVTADLDDGYGDAGETTRLAIGAGVVGANVEDRLKPLDESVASVEAIVKAAEAEGVPFALNARTDAFVRAGGRPVQESIADAIQRGRAYLDAGATAVFVPGILDMNVTRQLVEGIGERKISVIGIPGALAASEYEKLGVARISYGPLPQRVALTALQELAADLYAGGVVPANLPALN is encoded by the coding sequence ATGACCACTGCAGCCAAGGCCCAGACCCTTGTCGGACTCTATGACGCACCGGAGATCCTTCGCGTCGTGAATGTGTGGGACGTCGTCTCCGCGCGGGCGGTCGCCGCCCTCCCCGAGACCCAGGCGATCGCCACCGCCGGACACGGCATCGCGGCGTCGTTCGGCTATGACGACGGCGCCACGCCGCGCGAGATCATGATCGACATGGTGGGTCGCATCGCGGCCGCCGTCCATGTGCCCGTGACCGCCGATCTCGACGACGGATACGGCGACGCGGGGGAGACCACCCGCCTCGCCATCGGGGCAGGCGTCGTCGGCGCGAACGTCGAGGACCGACTCAAGCCGCTCGACGAGTCCGTCGCCTCCGTCGAGGCGATCGTGAAGGCGGCGGAGGCCGAGGGCGTCCCGTTCGCCCTCAATGCGCGCACGGACGCCTTCGTCCGCGCCGGCGGTCGGCCCGTGCAGGAGAGCATCGCCGATGCCATCCAGCGTGGGCGGGCTTACCTCGACGCCGGAGCGACCGCGGTGTTCGTGCCCGGCATCCTCGACATGAACGTCACGCGTCAGCTCGTCGAGGGCATCGGCGAGCGCAAGATCAGCGTCATCGGGATTCCGGGTGCCCTCGCGGCCTCGGAGTACGAGAAGCTCGGTGTCGCGCGCATCTCCTACGGTCCGCTCCCGCAGCGGGTCGCGCTGACGGCGCTGCAGGAGCTGGCGGCCGACCTGTACGCCGGCGGCGTCGTACCCGCGAACCTTCCGGCGCTCAACTGA
- a CDS encoding RNB domain-containing ribonuclease produces MPQRRSHVAPSAAQTELASALAGLRESVDAPLDFPDEVIAEAEASTAPVPQIDLRDVPFATLDPEGSRDLDQAFHLERAGTGYTVRYAIADVPGFVAPGGAVDAEARRRGQTLYAADGSIPLHPRVLSEDRASLLADVDRPALVWTFALDSSGVVSDFRLERALIRSRAQLDYATTQLAIDRGEDGPAALLPEIGALRMERERLRGGASLNLPDEEVVRAEDGTYAIERRRPLPVEEWNAQLSLMTGMAAASLMLDAGVGILRTMPEPDAAAFETFRHQTEALGRPWTAGAYGYYLRGLDRADPMTLPVLEAASSLFRGAGYLVFDGEAPGAAVQAAIAAPYAHATAPLRRLVDRWALAICLAAANGEPAPEWARASLGELPALMQESGQRASRLNAATINSVEAALLTPLVGTTIEATVIELRGERAAVQIADPAVTATAPLRPGAKPGDIVRLRIVRADIAKGEVEFAI; encoded by the coding sequence ATGCCCCAGCGCCGATCACACGTCGCCCCGTCCGCTGCGCAGACCGAGCTGGCCTCGGCACTCGCCGGGCTGCGGGAATCTGTCGATGCTCCCCTCGACTTCCCCGACGAGGTCATCGCCGAGGCCGAGGCATCCACCGCCCCCGTGCCACAGATCGACCTTCGCGACGTCCCCTTCGCAACGCTGGACCCTGAAGGGTCTCGCGACCTCGATCAGGCCTTCCACCTCGAGCGCGCGGGGACCGGATACACCGTTCGCTACGCGATCGCCGACGTCCCGGGGTTCGTCGCACCGGGCGGAGCGGTGGATGCCGAGGCACGGCGTCGCGGACAGACACTGTATGCCGCGGATGGTTCGATCCCGCTGCATCCGCGCGTGCTGAGCGAGGATCGAGCCTCGCTGCTCGCCGACGTCGACCGACCGGCGCTGGTGTGGACCTTCGCCCTCGACTCCAGCGGTGTCGTCTCCGACTTCCGCCTGGAACGCGCGCTGATCCGTTCGCGCGCACAGCTCGACTACGCGACGACGCAGCTGGCGATCGACCGCGGCGAGGACGGCCCGGCGGCACTGCTCCCGGAGATCGGAGCCTTGCGCATGGAGCGGGAGCGCCTGAGAGGAGGAGCGAGCCTGAATCTGCCCGACGAAGAGGTCGTGCGTGCAGAAGACGGCACCTATGCGATCGAACGACGCCGCCCACTTCCCGTGGAGGAGTGGAACGCCCAGCTCTCGCTCATGACCGGGATGGCCGCAGCTTCCCTCATGCTCGACGCCGGAGTCGGCATCCTCCGGACGATGCCGGAGCCGGATGCGGCCGCTTTCGAGACCTTCCGGCATCAGACCGAGGCCCTCGGGCGCCCGTGGACGGCCGGTGCATACGGCTACTACCTTCGCGGGCTCGACCGCGCCGACCCGATGACGCTCCCCGTGCTGGAGGCCGCGTCGTCGCTGTTCCGCGGAGCAGGGTACCTGGTGTTCGACGGCGAAGCGCCGGGCGCCGCCGTGCAGGCCGCCATCGCCGCGCCCTATGCCCACGCGACCGCTCCGCTGCGCCGACTCGTCGACCGGTGGGCACTGGCGATCTGCCTCGCCGCCGCGAACGGCGAGCCCGCCCCCGAATGGGCGCGCGCATCGCTCGGCGAGCTCCCCGCCCTCATGCAGGAATCCGGCCAGCGTGCATCGCGCCTCAACGCGGCGACGATCAACAGTGTCGAGGCCGCGCTGCTCACGCCCCTGGTCGGCACGACGATCGAGGCGACCGTGATCGAGCTGCGCGGTGAACGCGCGGCCGTGCAGATCGCCGATCCCGCCGTGACAGCGACTGCACCGCTACGGCCGGGTGCGAAGCCGGGTGATATCGTGCGACTCCGCATCGTGCGTGCGGACATCGCGAAGGGCGAGGTCGAGTTCGCGATCTGA
- a CDS encoding nuclear transport factor 2 family protein: MSDVTLPTPVQVMVDAINAADTDAFVDAFTPDGHVSDWGTVKAGPDGVREWAGSDAIGAGARMTVLSAETDGDTTRIRFGWASRVFNGESDGIFVVEGDKLASFTIPPSH; the protein is encoded by the coding sequence ATGTCGGATGTCACCCTGCCCACGCCTGTCCAGGTGATGGTCGATGCGATCAACGCGGCCGATACCGATGCGTTCGTCGATGCCTTCACCCCGGATGGGCATGTCAGCGATTGGGGCACGGTCAAGGCCGGCCCTGATGGGGTGCGCGAATGGGCAGGCAGCGACGCGATCGGCGCCGGAGCGAGGATGACCGTGCTCTCCGCCGAGACCGACGGCGACACGACCCGCATCCGCTTCGGATGGGCGAGCCGGGTCTTCAACGGAGAATCCGACGGCATCTTCGTCGTCGAGGGCGACAAGCTCGCCAGCTTCACCATCCCGCCGTCCCACTGA
- the ispG gene encoding flavodoxin-dependent (E)-4-hydroxy-3-methylbut-2-enyl-diphosphate synthase, translating to MPKIPEVLAPRRKSRQIKVGKVLVGGDAPVSVQSMTTTKTTDINGTLQQIAELTASGCEIVRVAVPHQDDADALKIIAMKSQIPVIADIHFQPRYIYTAIDAGCGAVRVNPGNIREFDGNVGKIAEAAKAAGVSLRIGVNAGSLDRRILSKYGKATAEALVESAVWEASLFEEHDFHDFKISVKHNDPIVMVKAYRQLAERGDWPLHLGVTEAGPAFQGTIKSATAFGILLGEGIGDTIRVSLSAPPAEEVKVGHQILQSLNLRERKLEIVSCPSCGRAQVDVYTLAENVTEGLKDMTVPLRVAVMGCVVNGPGEAREADLGVASGNGKGQIFVKGEVIKTVPEADIVATLIEEANRIAAEMGPEAPLGTAQVVTA from the coding sequence ATGCCGAAGATCCCCGAAGTCCTCGCCCCGCGCCGCAAGTCCCGGCAGATCAAGGTGGGCAAGGTGCTCGTGGGCGGCGACGCTCCGGTCAGCGTGCAGTCGATGACGACCACCAAGACGACCGACATCAACGGGACGCTGCAGCAGATCGCCGAGCTCACGGCTTCGGGCTGCGAGATCGTCCGCGTCGCGGTGCCGCATCAGGACGATGCCGATGCGTTGAAGATCATCGCGATGAAGAGCCAGATCCCCGTGATCGCCGACATCCACTTCCAGCCGCGCTACATCTACACGGCTATCGATGCCGGATGCGGGGCGGTGCGGGTGAATCCCGGCAACATCCGCGAGTTCGACGGCAACGTGGGCAAGATCGCCGAGGCCGCGAAGGCGGCGGGAGTCTCTCTGCGCATCGGCGTGAACGCCGGATCTCTGGATCGCCGCATCCTCAGCAAGTACGGCAAGGCGACGGCTGAGGCGCTGGTCGAGAGCGCCGTGTGGGAGGCGTCGCTGTTCGAGGAGCACGACTTCCACGACTTCAAGATCTCCGTCAAGCACAACGACCCCATCGTCATGGTCAAGGCGTATCGGCAGCTGGCCGAGCGGGGCGACTGGCCCCTTCACCTCGGTGTGACCGAGGCGGGGCCGGCGTTCCAGGGAACGATCAAGAGCGCCACCGCGTTCGGAATCCTCCTCGGCGAGGGCATCGGCGACACGATCCGCGTGTCGCTCTCGGCGCCGCCGGCCGAAGAGGTCAAGGTCGGACACCAGATCCTTCAGTCCCTCAACCTGCGCGAGCGCAAGCTCGAGATCGTCTCCTGCCCCTCATGCGGACGCGCTCAGGTCGACGTCTACACCCTGGCCGAGAACGTGACGGAGGGGCTCAAGGACATGACCGTTCCGCTGCGCGTCGCCGTGATGGGCTGCGTCGTCAACGGACCGGGCGAAGCGCGCGAGGCCGACCTCGGCGTGGCTTCGGGTAACGGCAAGGGGCAGATCTTCGTGAAGGGCGAGGTCATCAAGACCGTGCCGGAGGCCGACATCGTCGCCACCCTGATCGAAGAGGCCAACCGGATCGCCGCTGAGATGGGACCTGAGGCCCCGCTCGGCACGGCCCAGGTCGTCACGGCCTGA
- a CDS encoding pyroglutamyl-peptidase I: MAVVLLTGFDPFDGADRNPSADAVNAVAAAYDGPHELVVATLPVAFEASAHRLRTLIAAHSPDVVIATGLAAGSSRVAIERIGVNLIDARIPDNDGEQPVDAPSEAGGPAARFSTLPVKRLLQVLTAEGLPAQLSLSAGTYVCNHVLYTAVGAVRPDARAGFVHLPWSTTTVPAGGPHLADAQLARALRLIVDHALDAESTEAGGSIW, translated from the coding sequence ATGGCCGTCGTCCTCCTCACCGGATTCGACCCCTTCGACGGGGCGGACCGCAATCCGTCTGCCGATGCCGTGAACGCGGTCGCGGCCGCATACGACGGTCCGCACGAGCTCGTGGTGGCCACACTTCCGGTCGCGTTCGAGGCATCCGCTCACCGGCTCCGGACCCTGATCGCCGCGCACTCCCCCGATGTCGTCATCGCCACCGGGCTCGCCGCCGGGAGCAGCAGGGTCGCGATCGAGCGCATCGGTGTCAACCTGATCGACGCCCGCATCCCCGACAACGACGGCGAACAGCCCGTCGATGCTCCCAGCGAGGCCGGCGGTCCCGCCGCGCGATTCTCGACGCTCCCCGTGAAGCGCCTGCTCCAGGTTCTGACCGCGGAAGGGCTGCCGGCGCAGCTGTCGCTCTCTGCGGGAACCTACGTGTGCAACCACGTGCTGTACACGGCAGTGGGTGCGGTCCGGCCGGATGCGCGTGCCGGATTCGTGCACCTTCCGTGGTCGACGACCACGGTCCCTGCAGGCGGGCCGCACCTCGCCGACGCGCAACTGGCGCGCGCCCTGCGCCTCATCGTGGATCACGCCCTCGACGCCGAGTCGACGGAGGCCGGCGGCAGCATCTGGTGA